One window from the genome of Andrena cerasifolii isolate SP2316 chromosome 3, iyAndCera1_principal, whole genome shotgun sequence encodes:
- the LOC143367503 gene encoding uncharacterized protein LOC143367503, which produces MDNFVDARGKKSKRELCLFNSTNASFENLLFTKHNIRTLIIIGQRNIRLLSAIAELIHIQELWIVECGIKEVPSFKENCRLEKLYLSSNEISCIPNLDACLSLKVLFLPGNNICDLKNLQKLIYLEELNLADNKLERINKIPLKKSELQYINLAGNHLRFIRDIRNLSQFRKLKSLVFADLLYGECPVVALCNYRAYVIYHLPDIEKLDHYFIYKKERHWINQFFKKQITYYNVFLHKQINEHFNSLKRSYKEYENEMLNSRNQFYAIKMKKDPLKNTPHDEPQNTVSRMELNASQFAEKKQLAIVQSKTSHQQVKINADYCGNIKFVEYDATPANTVIQLCKQFLEESLCLIVKHNTGITGLKLFKVTKVSNKELDRFNVEEDENLQSDLNNMILKILITPGVTDIQKWPFNFFKTDLFTGNELMVTNCLAVADAEWLNKMFDMKKHEHTRNLANMCQKRRVCVLLQAPIFNSREKNFIAAIII; this is translated from the exons ATGGATAATTTCGTAGATGCTCGAG GAAAGAAAAGTAAACGTGAATTATGCTTATTCAATTCTACAAATGCATCGTTTGAAAACTTGTTGTTCACCAAGCACAATATTCGTACATTAATCATAATTGGCCAGCGCAACATTCGCTTATTGAGTGCAATTGCAGAATTAATTCACATACAGGAGCTATGGATCGTCGAATGCGGTATAAAG GAAGTACCATCTTTCAAGGAAAACTGCCGCCTCGAGAAACTGTACTTATCTTCCAATGAAATATCTTGTATACCAAATCTAGATGCTTGTCTATCGCTAAAAGTTTTATTCCTGCCAGGAAATAATATATGCGACTTGAAG aatcttcagaaattgatttatttGGAAGAACTTAATTTGGCTGATAATAAATTGGAAAGGATAAATAAGATTCCTTTGAAGAAATCAGAGTTACAGTATATAAACTTGGCAGGGAATCATTTACGCTTCATAAGG GACATAAGGAACCTATCGCAATTCAGAAAATTAAAGTCATTGGTATTTGCGGATCTATTATACGGAGAGTGTCCCGTGGTGGCTCTCTGCAATTATCGTGCATATGTTATTTATCACCTtccagatattgaaaaattagatCACTACTTTATatacaaaaaagaaagacaTTGGATCAATCAATTTTTCAA gaAGCAAATAACTTATTATAATGTATTCCttcataaacaaataaacgAGCATTTCAATTCATTGAAACGCAGCTACAAGGAATACGAAAACGAAATGCTTAATTCTAGAAATCAATTTTATgcgattaaaatgaaaaag GATCCTTTAAAGAATACACCGCACGATGAACCACAGAATACAGTGTCAAGAATGGAATTGAATGCGAGCCAGTTTGCAGAAAAGAAACAATTAGCAATCGTGCAATCTAAA ACTTCCCACCAGCAGGTGAAAATTAATGCAGATTATTGTGGAAATATTAAGTTCGTCGAATACGATGCGACTCCTGCAAATACAGTTATTCAACTGTGCAAACAATTCTTAGAAGAATCTCTATGTTTAATCGTAAAACA TAACACAGGCATAACTGGATTGAAATTATTCAAAGTAACGAAAGTCAGCAATAAAGAACTCGATCGATTTAACGTCGAAGAAGATGAGAATTTACAATCTGATTTAAACAAtatgattctgaaaattttaataacaccGGGCgtaacagatattcaaaaatggcccttcaatttctttaaaacagaTTTGTTTACAGGA AATGAGTTAATGGTAACTAATTGTTTGGCAGTGGCGGATGCAGAATggttaaataaaatgtttgatATGAAGAAGCATGAGCATACACGAAATCTGGCTAACATGTGCCAAAAGCGACGCGTTTGTGTGCTTCTACAAGCTCCAATTTTCAATTCCAGGGAAAA GAATTTTATTGCGGCAATAATAATATAG
- the LOC143367496 gene encoding uncharacterized protein LOC143367496 isoform X1, translating into MIISILNHARIKNKAFLCRTSSAKDYLHMKHKNYQEDSSQICETFKLTTRNVRNPMFVVEYEYVLHEVRKEKYEIPVDTCTSESSAHISLSNFYVSQHINIHRRVEIYNLVKICICGQNINSIDTDLDLPNLRDFDISFNRLQELPRSSFMKNIEILNISFNNIKWINVEETLPALQDLDISWNCLINCLAVIETFKTFIPNMHKLSVHNNPFQDVLDPKLAEYLTYVCIPKLQFINHHACETLNLHQSYFPCAFSMCRLKQHSKLLYLKRNAITSGNQMTVVERRNIEHAKCIHVSQDFLIASAVLKRASKVQELCATCCLLTTLSLTRPLKHLTKLNLGSNFISISNAFTKENFPSLKYLDLTNNLIANLEPMKSFRTLQEFYCGNNNIGSITEIDNVKTWEMLYIIDLSSNPICNADALYKSFIIFHLSNVKCISGEYVQKSDVSEARHIFGNKLDKHVLNTMYSTDQLINITQLSLTDCSLSKVDLSAELLPQLESLDLSKNQITYLLSLHSFQHLHTLCLSYNCLETFGQSDGKGNVYTFPKLCTLFLDHNCIQSLMDINMKLPVIKHLFLHNNYLRNVNGINRCSTLESIVLDYNEIQILAVEDFLGSDNLKYLSIENNKLKSLVFVKELQKLEKLYAANNCLTVSTREERINTAMDLSMNMIFQDSNDVQYLSALTNLEELTLEGNPLYIEIGKDKMIAEDFEVKNAEVEEV; encoded by the exons ATGATAATCTCGATTTTAAATCATGCTCGTATAAAAAATAAGGCGTTTTTGTGCAGAACAAGTAGTGCCAAAGACTATTTACATATGAAACATAAGAATTACCAGGAAGATTCGAGTCAGATTTGTGAAACGTTTAAGTTAACTACCAGAAACGTTAGAAATCCCATGTTTGTGGTTGAGTATGAATACGTACTCCATgaagtaagaaaa GAGAAATACGAGATCCCTGTTGATACATGTACGTCAGAGAGCAGTGCGCACATTTCTTTATCTAACTTCTATGTTAGCCAACATATTAATATTCATAGAAGAGTAGAAATATATAATCTCGTAAAGATATGTATTTGCGGGCAAAATATAAATTCAATCGACACAGATTTGGATTTGCCTAACTTGAGGGATTTCGATATTTCTTTCAATCGGTTACAAGAACTTCCACGTTCAAGCTTCATGAAGAATATAGAAATCTTGAACATTAGTTTTAACAATATAAAGTGGATAAATGTTGAAGAAACCTTGCCAGCATTACAAGATCTAGATATATCATGGAACTGCTTAATAAACTGTCTCGCAGTTatcgaaacctttaaaaccTTTATACCTAACATGCATAAATTAAGCGTACATAATAATCCCTTCCAAGACGTTCTCGACCCAAAATTAGCAGAATATTTAACGTACGTTTGCATACCGAAATTGCAGTTTATTAACCATCACGCGTGTGAAACTCTCAATTTACACCAAAGTTATTTCCCATGCGCGTTCAGTATGTGCAGACTGAAGCAGCATAGTAAATTGCTCTATTTGAAACGGAATGCGATAACAAGCGGGAATCAGATGACAGTTGTAGAAAGGAGAAACATAGAGCACGCGAAATGTATTCACGTATCGCAAGATTTTCTCATAGCATCGGCCGTGCTGAAAAGAGCATCGAAAGTTCAAGAGCTCTGCGCAACGTGTTGCTTATTGACCACACTGTCCCTCACGAGACCTTTAAAACATCTGACCAAACTGAACCTCGGGAGTAACTTTATTTCAATCTCGAACGCTTTTACCAAAGAGAATTTCCCATCGTTGAAGTACCTAGATTTGACTAACAATTTAATAGCAAATTTAGAACCAATGAAATCATTTCGTACTCTGCAGGAATTTTATTGCGGCAATAATAATATAGGAAGCATAACGGAAATAGACAATGTTAAAACCTGGGAAATGTTGTATATTATAGACCTGTCCAGTAATCCAATATGTAATGCAGACGCATTGTACAAAAGCtttattatatttcatttgAGTAACGTCAAG TGTATTTCCGGAGAATATGTGCAAAAATCAGACGTCTCCGAGGCGAGGCACATATTTGGCAATAAGTTAGACAAGCACGTGTTAAATACGATGTATTCAACGGATCAATTAATAAATATCACGCAACTGAGTCTAACTGACTGTTCCTTATCGAAA GTGGATCTCTCCGCTGAACTTCTGCCGCAATTAGAGAGTTTGGACTTGAGTAAGAACCAGATAACTTATTTATTGAGTCTGCATTCTTTCCAACATCTGCACACGCTATGCTTAAGTTACAATTGCCTTGAAACGTTTGGTCAAAGTGATGGCAAGGGGAATGTGTACACATTCCCAAAGCTGTGCACTTTGTTTCTGGACCACAATTGCATCCAGTCGTTAATGGATATTAATATGAAATTACCAGTGATAAAGCACCTATTTTTACATAATAATTATCTTCGGAATGTTAACG GAATAAATCGTTGCTCTACATTGGAATCTATAGTTTTGGATTATAACGAAATTCAAATTCTGGCCGTGGAAGATTTCCTTGGAAGTGATAACCTAAAGTATCTGTCGATCGAAAATAATAAACTAAAGTCCTTAGTGTTTGTAAAGGAGTTGCAGAAACTGGAGAAACTTTATGCTGCCAACAACTGTTTAACGGTAAGTACTCGCGAGGAGAGAATAAACACTGCGATGGATTTATCAATGAATATGATTTTCCAGGACAGTAATGATGTACAATATTTATCAGCACTGACAAATTTAGAAGAATTAACGCTGGAAGGGAACCCTTTGTATATAGAAATAGGCAAGGATAAAATGATCGctgaggattttgaagtaaAGAATGCTGAGGTGGAAgaagtttaa
- the LOC143367496 gene encoding uncharacterized protein LOC143367496 isoform X2 — MIISILNHARIKNKAFLCRTSSAKDYLHMKHKNYQEDSSQICETFKLTTRNVRNPMFVVEYEYVLHEVRKEKYEIPVDTCTSESSAHISLSNFYVSQHINIHRRVEIYNLVKICICGQNINSIDTDLDLPNLRDFDISFNRLQELPRSSFMKNIEILNISFNNIKWINVEETLPALQDLDISWNCLINCLAVIETFKTFIPNMHKLSVHNNPFQDVLDPKLAEYLTYVCIPKLQFINHHACETLNLHQSYFPCAFSMCRLKQHSKLLYLKRNAITSGNQMTVVERRNIEHAKCIHVSQDFLIASAVLKRASKVQELCATCCLLTTLSLTRPLKHLTKLNLGSNFISISNAFTKENFPSLKYLDLTNNLIANLEPMKSFRTLQEFYCGNNNIGSITEIDNVKTWEMLYIIDLSSNPICNADALYKSFIIFHLSNVKCISGEYVQKSDVSEARHIFGNKLDKHVLNTMYSTDQLINITQLSLTDCSLSKVDLSAELLPQLESLDLSKNQITYLLSLHSFQHLHTLCLSYNCLETFGQSDGKGNVYTFPKLCTLFLDHNCIQSLMDINMKLPVIKHLFLHNNYLRNVNGINRCSTLESIVLDYNEIQILAVEDFLGSDNLKYLSIENNKLKSLVFVKELQKLEKLYAANNCLTDSNDVQYLSALTNLEELTLEGNPLYIEIGKDKMIAEDFEVKNAEVEEV; from the exons ATGATAATCTCGATTTTAAATCATGCTCGTATAAAAAATAAGGCGTTTTTGTGCAGAACAAGTAGTGCCAAAGACTATTTACATATGAAACATAAGAATTACCAGGAAGATTCGAGTCAGATTTGTGAAACGTTTAAGTTAACTACCAGAAACGTTAGAAATCCCATGTTTGTGGTTGAGTATGAATACGTACTCCATgaagtaagaaaa GAGAAATACGAGATCCCTGTTGATACATGTACGTCAGAGAGCAGTGCGCACATTTCTTTATCTAACTTCTATGTTAGCCAACATATTAATATTCATAGAAGAGTAGAAATATATAATCTCGTAAAGATATGTATTTGCGGGCAAAATATAAATTCAATCGACACAGATTTGGATTTGCCTAACTTGAGGGATTTCGATATTTCTTTCAATCGGTTACAAGAACTTCCACGTTCAAGCTTCATGAAGAATATAGAAATCTTGAACATTAGTTTTAACAATATAAAGTGGATAAATGTTGAAGAAACCTTGCCAGCATTACAAGATCTAGATATATCATGGAACTGCTTAATAAACTGTCTCGCAGTTatcgaaacctttaaaaccTTTATACCTAACATGCATAAATTAAGCGTACATAATAATCCCTTCCAAGACGTTCTCGACCCAAAATTAGCAGAATATTTAACGTACGTTTGCATACCGAAATTGCAGTTTATTAACCATCACGCGTGTGAAACTCTCAATTTACACCAAAGTTATTTCCCATGCGCGTTCAGTATGTGCAGACTGAAGCAGCATAGTAAATTGCTCTATTTGAAACGGAATGCGATAACAAGCGGGAATCAGATGACAGTTGTAGAAAGGAGAAACATAGAGCACGCGAAATGTATTCACGTATCGCAAGATTTTCTCATAGCATCGGCCGTGCTGAAAAGAGCATCGAAAGTTCAAGAGCTCTGCGCAACGTGTTGCTTATTGACCACACTGTCCCTCACGAGACCTTTAAAACATCTGACCAAACTGAACCTCGGGAGTAACTTTATTTCAATCTCGAACGCTTTTACCAAAGAGAATTTCCCATCGTTGAAGTACCTAGATTTGACTAACAATTTAATAGCAAATTTAGAACCAATGAAATCATTTCGTACTCTGCAGGAATTTTATTGCGGCAATAATAATATAGGAAGCATAACGGAAATAGACAATGTTAAAACCTGGGAAATGTTGTATATTATAGACCTGTCCAGTAATCCAATATGTAATGCAGACGCATTGTACAAAAGCtttattatatttcatttgAGTAACGTCAAG TGTATTTCCGGAGAATATGTGCAAAAATCAGACGTCTCCGAGGCGAGGCACATATTTGGCAATAAGTTAGACAAGCACGTGTTAAATACGATGTATTCAACGGATCAATTAATAAATATCACGCAACTGAGTCTAACTGACTGTTCCTTATCGAAA GTGGATCTCTCCGCTGAACTTCTGCCGCAATTAGAGAGTTTGGACTTGAGTAAGAACCAGATAACTTATTTATTGAGTCTGCATTCTTTCCAACATCTGCACACGCTATGCTTAAGTTACAATTGCCTTGAAACGTTTGGTCAAAGTGATGGCAAGGGGAATGTGTACACATTCCCAAAGCTGTGCACTTTGTTTCTGGACCACAATTGCATCCAGTCGTTAATGGATATTAATATGAAATTACCAGTGATAAAGCACCTATTTTTACATAATAATTATCTTCGGAATGTTAACG GAATAAATCGTTGCTCTACATTGGAATCTATAGTTTTGGATTATAACGAAATTCAAATTCTGGCCGTGGAAGATTTCCTTGGAAGTGATAACCTAAAGTATCTGTCGATCGAAAATAATAAACTAAAGTCCTTAGTGTTTGTAAAGGAGTTGCAGAAACTGGAGAAACTTTATGCTGCCAACAACTGTTTAACG GACAGTAATGATGTACAATATTTATCAGCACTGACAAATTTAGAAGAATTAACGCTGGAAGGGAACCCTTTGTATATAGAAATAGGCAAGGATAAAATGATCGctgaggattttgaagtaaAGAATGCTGAGGTGGAAgaagtttaa